The Thermoclostridium stercorarium subsp. stercorarium DSM 8532 genome contains a region encoding:
- the cas2 gene encoding CRISPR-associated endonuclease Cas2, which produces MYIILVYDIVLDETGPSVLRKVFKECKKYLVHVQNSVFEGELSESQLFKLEMSLKKLLRKDKDSLIVFKTRNEKWLDKEFWGKEDNATSNFL; this is translated from the coding sequence ATGTATATTATACTTGTATATGACATTGTTCTTGATGAAACAGGTCCGTCTGTTTTAAGAAAAGTTTTCAAAGAATGTAAAAAATACCTTGTACATGTTCAAAATTCAGTATTTGAGGGTGAATTATCGGAATCTCAGCTTTTTAAATTGGAAATGTCTTTAAAAAAACTTTTGAGAAAAGACAAAGATTCATTAATTGTATTCAAAACCAGGAACGAGAAATGGCTGGATAAAGAGTTTTGGGGAAAAGAAGATAATGCAACTTCAAATTTCTTATGA
- the cas1b gene encoding type I-B CRISPR-associated endonuclease Cas1b: MKQSYYIFNNGELKRKDNTLEFYLEDGGRKTIPIEQVRDLYFFGQINVNSALMNFLASCHIAVHWFNYYGYYSGTFYPREYLVSGKLLVKQVEHYINPEKRIVLAKAFVDGASANIYRNLRYYKNRGKDLSNIIDEIDYYRNQINVSDNVESLMGIEGNIRKVYYTSWNEIINQDVEFEKRVKRPPDNMINTLISFLNSMLYTKTLSEIYNTQLNPTISYLHEPGTGRFSLSLDISEIFKPLIVDRLIFSLLNKNQINEDSFYKETELLQLKESAIKTIVAELDIRLKQTIEHRELKRSVSYLRLIRLEVYKLIKHLLEEKVYEPFKIWW, encoded by the coding sequence TTGAAACAATCCTATTACATATTCAATAATGGAGAACTTAAACGAAAAGATAACACGTTGGAATTTTATCTTGAAGACGGTGGAAGAAAAACCATTCCCATTGAACAGGTTAGAGATCTTTATTTCTTTGGTCAGATAAATGTTAACTCAGCGTTGATGAATTTTTTGGCGTCATGTCATATTGCCGTTCATTGGTTTAATTATTACGGCTATTATTCAGGAACATTTTACCCACGGGAATATCTTGTATCAGGAAAGTTATTAGTTAAACAAGTTGAACATTATATAAATCCTGAAAAACGGATTGTATTGGCCAAAGCATTTGTTGACGGCGCTTCAGCTAATATTTACCGTAATTTAAGGTACTATAAAAACAGAGGTAAAGATTTGTCGAATATAATTGATGAGATAGATTATTACAGAAATCAAATAAATGTAAGTGATAATGTTGAATCTCTTATGGGAATAGAGGGAAATATAAGAAAAGTGTACTATACTTCTTGGAATGAAATCATTAATCAGGATGTTGAGTTTGAAAAGCGTGTAAAGAGGCCACCTGATAATATGATTAACACTCTTATTTCTTTTCTAAATTCCATGTTATATACTAAAACACTTAGTGAAATTTACAATACCCAGCTAAATCCTACTATAAGCTACTTACATGAACCAGGTACCGGAAGATTTTCTTTAAGTCTCGATATATCAGAGATATTTAAACCACTTATCGTAGATAGACTAATTTTCTCACTTCTTAATAAGAATCAAATAAATGAGGATAGTTTTTATAAGGAAACTGAATTACTTCAACTTAAAGAATCAGCTATAAAGACAATTGTTGCAGAACTTGATATCCGGTTAAAACAGACAATAGAGCACAGGGAACTGAAACGTTCGGTATCGTACCTACGACTTATTCGTCTTGAAGTATATAAACTCATTAAACATTTGTTGGAAGAAAAAGTATACGAACCGTTTAAAATTTGGTGGTGA
- the cas4 gene encoding CRISPR-associated protein Cas4 encodes MVKVTGVMMEYYFVCKKKLWYFANQIQMENENENVLIGRMIDENSYIQEKRNILIDGTINIDFIKKYKQIHEVKKSKSIEEAAIWQVKYYLYYLKRLGIEEVTGIIDYPLLRKNLVVKLEENDEEKIEKIIRDIVEIVTNPSPPSVNRMKICKNCAYYELCFV; translated from the coding sequence ATGGTAAAAGTTACAGGTGTTATGATGGAATATTATTTTGTTTGCAAGAAAAAATTGTGGTATTTTGCTAACCAAATTCAAATGGAAAATGAAAACGAAAATGTTTTGATAGGTAGAATGATAGATGAAAACTCTTATATACAGGAAAAGAGAAATATTTTAATCGACGGAACTATAAACATTGATTTTATTAAAAAATATAAACAAATTCATGAAGTTAAAAAATCAAAGAGCATAGAAGAGGCGGCAATCTGGCAGGTGAAATATTATTTATACTATTTAAAAAGACTTGGAATAGAAGAAGTCACAGGTATTATCGATTACCCACTTTTACGTAAAAATTTAGTTGTAAAGCTGGAAGAAAATGATGAAGAAAAAATAGAAAAAATAATTCGCGATATTGTCGAAATCGTTACTAATCCTTCACCTCCTTCTGTAAACAGAATGAAGATATGTAAAAATTGCGCTTATTATGAATTGTGCTTTGTGTAA
- a CDS encoding CRISPR-associated helicase/endonuclease Cas3, translating into MGNLFLAKSDFNHVTIYQHTVEMLKLFEELKSAFPDILTQKEWEVLRLAIIHHDIGKINATFQNKIYVRLKENISLPDTFDGVFEIPHGYLSTCMIDYERIQKEYGFLPEEILLLAMSIYYHHYRKVNYDDNQLKKTLEENVRPYISEFKREFRIGLISDEPDFEHANTKVNLEYLVKNKNLYNTYVKIKGLLNRIDYSASAGITEIEKSPFDSYNESVDQKVLKKYTANGNSLADVQWYLYKNRDKNIILIASTGIGKTEGALLWIGPQKGFYTLPLRVTINAIYKRIKGSSEKNSLNYSPVAILHSDSFNEYLKENDSYESSIYMESEARLFTAPLTITTVDQLFRFVFRYHGYEMIPATLMYSKVVIDEIQMYSPTIIACILYGLREISRLGGKFLIMTATMPKIFIKILEEKLNMKVSEAFELPQPFLRESNRSDKSKHFVKLHEHELDIEQIEKDSLNHKILVIVNTVTKAQEIYQRLNVENKWLLHSLFTREHRSVLENKILNFSKDENAKGVWVTTQIVEASLDIDFDILHTEMCTVDSLFQRMGRILRGRDRFLSEHTPNIHIYTENVSGLGHVINKEIYEFSLKALRKFLGPSGQQILTEEDKQNIIQNVYDPDLNPQILESKYYREILDYIGYLQSIQNRPYQLEKYETKFRDIISDLIIPKSIYIELDNTGILQQMEEQFQRADSIKKRQILDEILKHTIQVSHFYDRELLSNINNVLLKEAGKRAFADAGIKICDCPYDFNEKEEKGLGLLRKISREEKNKMQTMNSIL; encoded by the coding sequence ATGGGCAATCTGTTTTTGGCTAAATCGGATTTTAATCATGTAACTATATATCAGCACACCGTTGAGATGTTGAAACTTTTTGAAGAGTTAAAAAGCGCGTTTCCTGATATACTGACCCAAAAAGAATGGGAAGTGTTAAGGCTCGCAATAATTCACCACGATATCGGAAAGATAAACGCTACATTTCAGAATAAAATTTATGTGAGATTAAAGGAGAATATCTCATTGCCGGACACATTCGATGGTGTGTTTGAGATACCACATGGCTATCTTAGCACATGCATGATTGATTATGAAAGAATTCAAAAGGAGTATGGCTTTTTACCGGAGGAAATCTTGCTTCTTGCCATGTCCATATACTATCACCACTACAGAAAAGTTAATTATGATGACAATCAATTGAAAAAAACACTGGAGGAGAATGTCAGGCCATATATTTCAGAATTCAAAAGAGAATTCAGAATTGGGTTAATTTCCGATGAGCCCGATTTTGAGCACGCAAATACAAAAGTTAATTTGGAATATTTAGTTAAAAATAAAAATTTATATAATACATACGTAAAAATAAAGGGGTTACTCAATCGTATTGATTACTCAGCAAGTGCAGGCATTACTGAAATTGAGAAAAGTCCGTTTGACAGTTATAATGAATCGGTAGATCAGAAGGTACTGAAAAAGTATACGGCTAACGGTAATTCTTTAGCAGATGTACAGTGGTATTTATATAAAAACAGGGATAAAAACATCATTTTAATAGCTTCAACCGGAATAGGCAAAACTGAAGGAGCGCTGTTGTGGATTGGTCCGCAAAAAGGATTCTATACGTTACCGTTAAGAGTTACAATTAATGCGATTTATAAAAGAATAAAGGGCAGTTCTGAAAAAAACTCATTAAATTATTCTCCTGTTGCTATACTCCATTCGGATTCTTTCAATGAATATCTGAAAGAAAATGATTCATATGAATCATCAATTTATATGGAAAGCGAAGCCAGACTGTTTACCGCTCCATTGACTATTACTACAGTTGACCAGCTATTTCGCTTTGTTTTCCGCTATCACGGTTATGAAATGATACCGGCCACATTAATGTATTCAAAAGTAGTTATAGATGAAATTCAGATGTATTCTCCGACAATAATAGCCTGTATTCTATATGGATTACGGGAAATAAGCAGGTTGGGCGGTAAATTTTTGATCATGACTGCCACCATGCCGAAAATTTTTATAAAAATTCTTGAAGAAAAACTGAATATGAAGGTGTCGGAAGCATTCGAGCTACCTCAGCCCTTTTTAAGGGAAAGTAACAGAAGTGATAAGAGCAAACACTTCGTAAAATTACATGAACATGAATTGGATATTGAACAAATTGAAAAGGACAGTTTGAATCATAAGATTTTGGTAATTGTAAATACTGTGACGAAAGCGCAGGAGATATATCAAAGGCTTAATGTTGAAAATAAATGGTTATTACACAGTTTATTTACAAGAGAACACCGAAGCGTTCTGGAAAATAAAATTCTTAATTTTTCAAAGGATGAGAATGCAAAAGGAGTTTGGGTAACCACTCAGATAGTTGAAGCAAGTCTTGATATTGATTTTGACATTTTGCATACTGAAATGTGTACTGTTGACAGTCTTTTCCAGAGAATGGGAAGAATTTTAAGAGGAAGGGATCGTTTTTTGTCGGAACATACTCCTAATATTCATATATATACCGAAAATGTATCGGGATTAGGGCATGTGATCAACAAAGAAATATATGAATTTTCATTAAAAGCTTTAAGAAAATTTTTGGGGCCTTCCGGTCAGCAAATTTTAACAGAAGAAGACAAACAGAATATAATTCAGAATGTTTATGATCCTGATTTAAATCCCCAAATATTGGAGTCGAAGTATTATAGAGAAATATTAGATTATATCGGGTATTTACAAAGTATTCAGAATAGACCGTATCAATTGGAGAAATATGAAACGAAGTTCCGTGATATTATAAGCGACTTAATTATTCCCAAATCTATATATATTGAGCTTGACAATACTGGAATTTTACAGCAGATGGAAGAGCAATTTCAAAGGGCGGATTCAATCAAAAAAAGACAAATCCTGGACGAGATACTGAAGCATACTATTCAGGTTTCCCATTTTTATGATAGAGAATTATTATCCAATATAAATAACGTTTTACTAAAAGAAGCTGGTAAACGAGCGTTCGCGGATGCAGGGATTAAAATTTGTGATTGCCCTTATGACTTTAATGAGAAAGAGGAAAAAGGGTTAGGCCTTTTAAGGAAAATAAGTCGTGAGGAAAAGAATAAGATGCAAACAATGAATTCAATATTGTGA
- the cas5 gene encoding CRISPR-associated protein Cas5 yields the protein MKAVRIEAYQNMPCYRKASSFRLRETYPLPPYSTVIGMVHKACGFTGYHSMRISVQGEYCSTVNDIYTHYEFNPVPKGKTESKDYVERYNIGYYSKDNTHHRLNRGTGYHELLTDVRLLIHVCPDDESMVDAIYQGMLNPSYYPSLGRWEDLLRIDLVEKCEIYENIINNATFTLNRNAYIPVEFYKGNEFNYKITGTRYKINKRYTINPKTELRQWVEQIDVIYASPQSKIVKGAIYSKDSKGDAVFLA from the coding sequence ATGAAAGCTGTCCGGATAGAGGCGTATCAAAACATGCCTTGCTATCGGAAAGCATCAAGTTTCAGGTTGCGTGAAACATATCCATTGCCACCTTACAGCACGGTAATTGGAATGGTTCATAAAGCGTGCGGTTTTACCGGGTATCACAGTATGAGAATAAGTGTGCAAGGCGAATATTGCTCAACTGTAAACGATATATATACCCATTATGAGTTCAATCCGGTTCCTAAGGGGAAAACGGAATCAAAAGACTATGTAGAACGCTACAATATTGGTTATTATTCAAAAGACAATACGCATCACCGTTTAAACAGGGGGACCGGGTATCATGAACTTCTGACTGACGTACGTCTGCTAATCCATGTATGCCCCGATGATGAATCGATGGTGGATGCTATATATCAGGGAATGTTAAACCCATCATATTATCCGTCGCTTGGACGCTGGGAGGATCTATTAAGAATTGATTTGGTGGAAAAGTGCGAAATATATGAAAATATTATTAACAATGCCACATTTACGTTGAATAGAAATGCATATATTCCTGTTGAATTTTACAAGGGGAATGAGTTCAATTACAAGATTACCGGTACCCGTTACAAAATTAATAAAAGGTATACCATCAATCCTAAAACGGAACTCAGACAGTGGGTTGAGCAGATAGATGTTATTTATGCATCACCTCAGTCAAAAATTGTCAAAGGTGCGATATATTCAAAAGATTCCAAAGGTGATGCAGTATTCCTGGCATAG
- the cas7i gene encoding type I-B CRISPR-associated protein Cas7/Cst2/DevR gives MKKNGLTMSLIIECGSANYGEGFGNISPLKKLTRGSGEVYTYISRQALRYNIIQQMGCDNTPVEVVSSKKVLQFHSDADIVTYPEIDLFGYMKTDSGEKATTRSAVVRLSNAISLEPYAGDTDYLTNMGLAARKKDADNSIAQSEIHQSFYAYTVAIDLDRVGIDEVKGKIIAIENSEKVKRVQNLLDTIMFLYRDIKGRRENLSPVFVIGGVYERKNPFFENRLQLFKGSLKIEIIKQVLDSDDSIKENTEIGYLAGTFRNDKDVIEQLKPVTIREFFENLKRKVEEVYR, from the coding sequence ATGAAGAAAAATGGATTGACCATGTCCCTTATTATTGAATGTGGAAGTGCAAATTACGGTGAAGGTTTCGGAAATATTTCTCCGTTGAAAAAACTTACCAGAGGCAGCGGAGAGGTTTATACTTACATTTCAAGACAAGCATTAAGATATAACATAATTCAGCAGATGGGCTGCGACAATACCCCTGTTGAAGTTGTAAGCTCCAAAAAAGTACTGCAGTTCCATTCAGATGCGGATATTGTTACATATCCGGAGATTGATTTATTTGGGTACATGAAAACTGATTCAGGCGAAAAAGCAACCACAAGAAGCGCAGTTGTCCGTTTAAGCAATGCAATATCTCTCGAACCATATGCCGGTGACACTGATTATTTAACAAATATGGGACTTGCAGCCAGAAAAAAAGATGCGGATAATTCAATTGCTCAGAGCGAAATACATCAGTCTTTCTATGCATATACCGTAGCTATAGATTTGGACAGAGTTGGTATTGATGAAGTTAAAGGAAAAATTATTGCTATTGAGAATAGCGAGAAAGTTAAACGTGTGCAGAACCTCCTTGATACCATTATGTTTCTATACAGAGATATAAAAGGGCGAAGGGAGAACTTGTCACCGGTATTTGTTATCGGGGGAGTATATGAGAGAAAGAATCCATTCTTTGAAAACAGGCTGCAGTTGTTTAAGGGCAGTTTAAAAATTGAAATAATCAAGCAAGTTCTGGATTCCGACGATTCTATAAAGGAAAATACCGAAATAGGCTATCTTGCAGGAACTTTCCGAAATGACAAAGATGTTATTGAACAGTTAAAACCTGTTACAATCAGAGAGTTTTTTGAAAATTTGAAACGCAAAGTTGAGGAGGTTTACCGATGA
- the cas8a1 gene encoding type I-B CRISPR-associated protein Cas8b1/Cst1 translates to MSSGYITITLKDFLFNAGVVGFIKVLRQEGFNLEDQDIGNTIHVPVSLLENFHENYIKALLNTFQNETLYQSLINQFEHFAGIKPEDIPKEEYKSFIEKLCNKLTSASYKSGYQIIAEKGDDFDVLSRVKMLKTEKDIQKSVSICYELIQYMKKHRETLCMKDIIYTKIIMFWRNVAFFERSNIRKDIKECYYNYFVKPALEYLNRKNKGALQCIQCGNPINASLGMGMSWLNDVGIDMERKRSHFWNFNPDTYICPVCALVYSCVPLGFTVVGGEAIFINNNESIHTLVAEKDIFERGGEKYTTLNQLYYKVLYSFIDDAAQEQTREIQNIQIIRRVSVDTDTGKYVFNTLSKPLLEILKACKSNFKNLINWTFKKDKDTYVNVYQEVANNFFSGRNQYALVHAILQKVFTENLRAPYVRDILQIQRRRMRKFYSEEGGSEAMYISRKEFDAAYNEGLRIRREYANTVTNVKGDNDKNMKINESLRSFVYPLLLALKTKDKAKFNDTMFRFYVGRNESIPKILIEMQQSDEKFQMLGYTFIAGLQGESLNSENAENIVNEEGE, encoded by the coding sequence TTGAGTTCCGGATACATAACTATTACCTTGAAAGATTTCTTGTTTAACGCCGGTGTGGTCGGATTTATAAAGGTTTTACGGCAGGAAGGCTTTAATCTTGAAGATCAGGATATAGGTAATACAATTCATGTTCCGGTATCATTACTTGAAAATTTTCATGAAAACTACATAAAAGCATTGCTGAATACTTTTCAGAACGAAACATTATATCAAAGCCTTATTAACCAATTTGAGCATTTTGCCGGTATAAAGCCGGAAGATATACCCAAAGAAGAATATAAAAGTTTTATTGAAAAATTATGTAATAAGCTAACAAGTGCAAGTTATAAATCAGGATATCAAATAATTGCAGAAAAAGGCGATGATTTTGATGTTCTTTCCCGTGTAAAAATGCTGAAAACCGAAAAAGACATTCAAAAGTCAGTAAGCATCTGCTATGAATTAATTCAGTACATGAAAAAGCATCGAGAAACCCTTTGCATGAAAGATATTATCTACACCAAAATAATTATGTTCTGGAGAAACGTTGCATTTTTTGAAAGATCAAATATTAGGAAGGATATTAAAGAATGTTACTATAATTATTTTGTTAAGCCTGCGTTGGAATATTTAAACAGAAAAAATAAAGGAGCGTTGCAATGCATTCAATGCGGCAATCCGATCAATGCCAGTTTGGGAATGGGAATGTCATGGCTGAATGATGTAGGTATTGACATGGAACGTAAGAGGTCTCATTTTTGGAATTTCAATCCTGATACTTATATCTGTCCTGTCTGTGCATTGGTATATTCATGCGTACCACTGGGTTTTACAGTAGTCGGCGGAGAAGCAATTTTTATAAACAACAATGAAAGCATTCACACGCTGGTGGCGGAAAAGGATATTTTTGAACGGGGCGGTGAAAAATACACTACTTTAAATCAGCTTTATTATAAGGTACTATATTCTTTTATAGATGATGCAGCCCAGGAACAAACAAGAGAAATTCAAAACATTCAAATCATCAGAAGAGTTTCTGTTGATACCGATACAGGAAAATATGTCTTCAATACCCTTTCGAAACCGTTGTTAGAAATACTTAAGGCCTGCAAAAGTAATTTTAAAAACCTGATAAATTGGACGTTTAAGAAAGACAAAGACACTTATGTTAATGTGTACCAGGAAGTTGCAAATAATTTCTTTTCAGGCAGAAATCAGTATGCATTGGTACATGCCATTCTGCAAAAAGTTTTTACTGAAAACCTTAGAGCTCCGTATGTAAGGGATATTCTGCAAATTCAAAGACGTAGGATGAGAAAATTCTATTCGGAGGAGGGAGGAAGTGAGGCTATGTATATCAGCCGGAAAGAATTTGATGCAGCATACAATGAAGGCTTAAGAATTCGCCGGGAGTATGCGAATACAGTCACAAACGTGAAAGGTGACAATGACAAAAACATGAAAATTAATGAAAGTCTGCGTTCTTTTGTTTATCCGTTGTTACTTGCACTGAAAACAAAAGACAAGGCAAAGTTCAATGATACTATGTTCCGTTTTTATGTAGGCAGAAATGAATCAATTCCTAAAATACTGATTGAAATGCAGCAAAGTGATGAAAAATTCCAGATGCTGGGTTATACATTTATAGCCGGGCTTCAAGGCGAAAGCTTGAATTCAGAAAATGCTGAAAATATTGTAAATGAGGAGGGTGAATAA
- the cas6 gene encoding CRISPR-associated endoribonuclease Cas6, translating to MRLKLSFELRKNIIPCDYRPFILSFLKYSISQYDQVLYRNLYENGVIPKKYTFSVWLDKPIFNSDAIQLESNRMEVQFSTGDTILGIHMYNSFLKMRLKEFNIPFNNTILLKEIDLVPEKIITERKILIQFISPLVVRSHNNGNKDFYYSVVHPEFNNELMKVLRYQLEILKDIPSYLLEDFRMTPVKPQKTVVQFYGQYIEVTLGTFMLEGDPVLLDYFYKQGIGSKRSCGFGMIAL from the coding sequence ATGCGATTAAAATTAAGTTTTGAATTAAGAAAAAATATAATTCCATGTGATTACAGGCCTTTTATATTGTCCTTCCTTAAATACTCCATATCTCAGTATGATCAAGTCCTGTACAGAAATCTTTATGAAAACGGCGTGATACCTAAAAAATATACATTTTCTGTTTGGCTGGACAAGCCCATTTTTAATTCAGATGCTATACAATTAGAATCCAACCGAATGGAGGTCCAGTTTTCGACCGGTGATACCATTCTTGGCATACACATGTATAATTCATTTCTGAAGATGAGACTGAAAGAGTTTAACATTCCGTTCAATAATACGATTTTGCTTAAAGAGATCGATCTTGTACCTGAAAAAATAATTACAGAGAGAAAAATACTCATTCAGTTTATTTCGCCGTTAGTCGTCCGTTCTCACAATAATGGAAATAAAGATTTTTATTACAGTGTTGTTCATCCTGAATTTAATAATGAACTGATGAAAGTATTGCGTTATCAACTTGAAATTTTGAAAGACATACCGTCATATCTGTTGGAAGATTTTCGTATGACTCCTGTTAAACCTCAAAAAACAGTAGTGCAGTTTTACGGACAGTATATTGAAGTTACGCTTGGGACATTTATGCTGGAAGGAGATCCAGTTTTACTGGATTATTTTTATAAACAGGGAATAGGTTCAAAACGTAGTTGTGGCTTCGGAATGATAGCACTGTGA
- a CDS encoding FAD-dependent oxidoreductase produces MKVLIVGGVAGGASAAARLRRLDEHAEIIMFEKGEHISYATCGLPYYIGDVIKDRDNLFVQTPEAMKARFNIDVRTESEVISVNPQEKNITVKSKARGIYSESYDYLILAPGAKPFRPNIPGINNDKIYTVRNLHDADAVKSLACSEAVRSVVIIGGGFIGIEMAENLRKRGIEVSVVEMFPHILSQFDEDIAVLIERELEKNGVNLVLNTMVNSVEENGEKIEITLSNGEKLTADFVILATGIVPDTDFLRGSGIELGPRGHIIVNERMQTNIKEIYAVGDAVEVADFVNGRKTAKPLAGPANKQGRIAADNIAGINSVYRGTQGTSITKVFNLTAACTGNNEKDLKLADIPYEVIYVHPMSHASYYPGASQMTLKLLFNDDGKVLGAQAVGYEGVDKRIDVIAAVIRLNGTVNDLAELELSYAPPYSSAKDPVNIAGYVAQNRLTGLSHLITWSELEQLNKNDYILVDVRTEAEYSKGHIEGAVNIPVDELRERLDELDKSKTIVVYCRVGYRGYIADRILSQNGFKVLNITGGYSSEPSG; encoded by the coding sequence ATGAAAGTTTTAATAGTCGGCGGTGTGGCAGGCGGTGCGTCGGCAGCCGCACGACTCAGAAGGCTTGATGAACACGCCGAGATTATAATGTTTGAAAAGGGCGAACATATTTCCTACGCGACATGCGGACTGCCATATTACATAGGTGATGTAATAAAAGACAGGGACAATCTTTTTGTTCAAACTCCTGAAGCTATGAAGGCCAGATTTAATATCGATGTAAGGACCGAAAGCGAAGTTATAAGCGTAAATCCGCAGGAAAAAAATATTACCGTAAAAAGCAAAGCCAGGGGGATTTATAGTGAAAGTTACGACTATCTCATTCTGGCACCCGGAGCAAAGCCTTTCAGGCCTAATATTCCCGGAATTAACAATGATAAAATTTACACGGTAAGAAATCTTCATGACGCCGATGCCGTTAAATCTTTAGCATGCAGTGAAGCTGTAAGAAGCGTGGTGATAATCGGCGGCGGGTTTATTGGTATAGAAATGGCCGAAAATCTTCGGAAACGGGGAATAGAAGTATCAGTCGTCGAGATGTTCCCGCATATCCTTTCCCAGTTCGATGAAGATATTGCCGTTCTGATTGAAAGGGAACTGGAGAAAAATGGCGTAAATCTTGTTTTAAACACCATGGTTAATTCAGTTGAAGAAAATGGAGAAAAAATCGAAATAACTTTGTCAAACGGGGAAAAACTTACTGCAGACTTTGTAATTCTTGCCACGGGTATAGTTCCCGATACCGATTTCCTCAGAGGCAGTGGAATCGAGCTTGGCCCAAGAGGGCATATAATTGTAAACGAGAGGATGCAGACAAATATCAAAGAAATATATGCAGTGGGTGATGCCGTGGAGGTGGCCGATTTTGTTAACGGCAGAAAGACGGCAAAACCATTGGCGGGTCCGGCAAATAAACAGGGCAGGATAGCGGCGGATAACATCGCGGGGATAAACTCGGTGTACAGGGGAACTCAGGGAACTTCCATAACCAAGGTTTTCAACCTTACCGCAGCGTGTACGGGCAATAACGAAAAGGATTTGAAGCTGGCAGATATACCTTATGAGGTAATATATGTCCATCCAATGTCTCATGCTTCTTATTATCCCGGAGCTTCCCAAATGACTTTGAAGCTTTTGTTCAATGATGACGGAAAAGTTTTAGGGGCGCAGGCAGTAGGTTATGAAGGAGTGGATAAGCGGATCGACGTTATTGCGGCTGTTATTCGCCTGAACGGTACGGTAAATGATCTTGCGGAACTGGAGCTTTCATATGCCCCTCCGTATTCATCGGCAAAAGATCCTGTCAACATTGCCGGATATGTTGCTCAAAACCGGCTGACGGGCTTGTCCCATTTAATTACGTGGAGCGAGCTCGAGCAGCTTAACAAGAATGATTATATACTTGTTGATGTGAGAACCGAGGCAGAATATAGCAAAGGTCATATTGAAGGGGCGGTTAACATACCCGTTGATGAACTGAGGGAAAGGCTTGATGAACTTGATAAAAGCAAAACAATTGTGGTATACTGCCGTGTGGGATATCGCGGTTACATAGCCGACAGAATCTTAAGCCAGAACGGATTTAAAGTTTTAAACATAACCGGAGGGTACAGTTCTGAACCGTCAGGGTAA